A part of Cervus elaphus chromosome 11, mCerEla1.1, whole genome shotgun sequence genomic DNA contains:
- the ZBTB6 gene encoding zinc finger and BTB domain-containing protein 6 produces the protein MAAESDVLHFQFEQQGDVVLQKMNLLRQQNLFCDVSIYINDTEFQGHKVILAACSTFMRDQFLLTQSKHVRITILQSAEVGRKLLLSCYTGALEVKRKELLKYLTAASYLQMVHIVEKCTEALSKYLEIDLSMKNNNQHADLCQSSDPDVKNEDENSDKDCEIIEISEDSPVNIDFHVKEEESNVLQSTVESLTAEREEMRSPELSSVDMAFKDNEIRILHVESISTGGVENGKFSQPCTSSKASMYFSETQHSLINSTVESRVAEVPGNQDQGLFCENTEGSHGPVNEVQNLGDAFSLRHQCPRCPRGFLHVENYLRHLKMHKLFLCLQCGKTFTQKKNLNRHIRGHMGIRPFQCTVCLKTFTAKSTLQDHLNIHSGDRPYKCHCCDMDFKHKSALKKHLTSLHGRSSGEKLPRHDLERQNLL, from the coding sequence ATGGCTGCTGAATCTGATGTTCTGCACTTCCAGTTTGAACAACAAGGAGATGTAGTCTTGCAGAAAATGAACCTCTTGAGGCAGCAGAATTTATTTTGTGATGTGTCAATTTATATTAATGACACTGAGTTCCAGGGACACAAGGTGATTTTAGCTGCTTGCTCCACCTTTATGAGAGATCAGTTTTTACTCACGCAATCAAAACATGTCAGAATCACCATCTTGCAGAGTGCAGAAGTTGGCAGAAAATTGTTGCTCTCTTGCTACACTGGAGCACTTGAAGTTAAAAGGAAAGAGCTTTTGAAATATTTGACTGCTGCCAGTTACCTTCAGATGGTTCACATTGTGGAAAAGTGCACAGAAGCTTTGTCAAAGTATCTGGAAATTGATCTTTCTATGAAAAATAACAATCAGCATGCTGACCTGTGTCAATCCTCTGATCCAGATGTGAAGAATGAAGATGAAAATTCAGATAAAGACTGTGAGATCATTGAAATTTCAGAAGATAGTCCTGTAAACATAGATTTCCATGTTAAAGAAGAGGAAAGCAACGTTTTACAGTCTACAGTAGAGAGCTTGacagcagagagagaggaaatgagaTCACCAGAGCTGTCTTCAGTAGACATGGCTTTTAAAGACAATGAAATTCGTATCCTCCATGTGGAATCTATCAGTACTGGGGGTGTAGAAAATGGAAAGTTTTCACAGCCCTGTACCTCTTCAAAAGCAAGCATGTATTTCTCAGAAACACAGCATTCACTGATCAATTCTACAGTTGAGAGCAGAGTGGCAGAAGTTCCTGGGAATCAAGATCAAGGCTTATTTTGTGAGAACACTGAAGGAAGTCATGGTCCAGTGAATGAGGTTCAGAATCTAGGGGATGCTTTTTCCCTGAGGCACCAGTGCCCCCGGTGCCCTCGAGGGTTTCTTCACGTTGAGAACTATCTGCGCCACCTTAAGATGCATAAACTGTTCTTGTGCTTACAATGTGGGAAAACATttacacaaaagaaaaatctcaacagGCACATTCGAGGGCACATGGGCATACGGCCCTTTCAGTGTACTGTGTGCTTGAAGACATTTACTGCGAAAAGCACACTTCAAGACCACTTGAATATACACAGTGGGGATCGGCCATATAAATGCCACTGTTGTGACATGGATTTCAAGCACAAATCTGCCCTCAAAAAGCATTTAACCTCTCTCCATGGCAGAAGCAGTGGTGAAAAACTACCCAGGCATGATCTGGAAAGGCAAAACCTACTGTAA